The Acidobacteriota bacterium nucleotide sequence TGGGCATGAACTACCGGGACCTGGTCTACCGGCGCCACGGTCTGGACGAGCGCCTGACCGACCAGTTTCCCGCCCGGGTCGTGGAGGAGATCCTGGTCTGACCTTCCCGGCCTCCTGAGATATGAGGAGGGGCGAATTCCAATCGCCCGGCCTTCGTCGCCAAGTTCGTTAGTTAAGAGTTCGGCGGTTGGAAACCGCCGTTCCAGTTCGGCGATTGGAAATCGCCGTTCCAGTTCGGCGGTTGGAAACCGCCGCTCCCGTCCGGGCCGGTGGGGGAGTTCCTACCTTTCGATGCCGGCCGAATCGGTCGCCGGCGGCGGAGGGAACCTCTTCCGAAACGCGTCCATGTGGACGTAGAGAGCCGGCGAGCCCCCGGTGTGGACGAAGACCAGCGTCTCCCCCTTGCGGAAGACCCCCTTGCGGATCAGGTCGATGGTCCCGGCCATGGCCTTGCCGGTGTAGACCGGGTCCAGGAGGATTCCCTCGGAGCGGGCCACGAGCCCGACGGCTTCCATCATCTCCGGCGTCGGCAGGGCATATCCAGGGCCCAAGTAGTCGCCGTTGCAGTCCACCGATTCCCTGGGGACCGGGGCTTCGACGCCCAGCCGGGAGGCGGTCGCCAGGGCCAGCTCGTAGACGCTCGGCTCCTGCAGATCCCGGCCGCGGCTCACGTTGACGCCGGTCACGGCGAGCGAGTGATCGGCGCCGTGGAATCCGGCCAGGAGGCCCGCCTGGGTCCCGGCGCTTCCGCTGGGAACCACCAGGTGGTTCACCCGCAGGTCCAGCTCCCGAAACTGGGAGATCAGCTCCAGGGCGCAGGCGGCGTAACCGGTGGCGCCGACCGGGGTGGATCCTCCGACTGGAATCAGATAGGGCTTCCGTCCCCGCTCCCGGCACTCGCCGGCCAACCGCTCCATGGCGAGAGGCCCCTCTTCCCTTCCGGAGACGATCCGGAGGCTGTCCGCCCCCAGCAACTGGTAGAGGAAATTGTTGCCGCCGGCCTCGGGATCGAAGGCGCCGGGCGCCGGTTCCTGGAGCACCAGGTGGCACTCGAGTCCCTCCACCCGGGCCCAGGAGAGGGTCAGCCGGCAGTGGTTGGATTGAATCGCGCCGCTGGTGATGAGGGTATCCGCGCCCTGGGCCAGAGCGTCACCGATGGAAAACTCCAGCTTGCGGGTCTTGTTCCCGCCGCCCGCTCCCGGCAGCAGGTCGTCCCGCTTGATGAAGATCTCCGGACCGCCCAGCAATCGCGACAGGCGGGGAGCCGGCTGCAGGGGCGTCGGCTGCGTAACGTACGTTCTTCGGGGAAATGACGATAGTGGCTTCAAGAGTCTCGACTCCGGTGTGTGGTTTGGAAATCGCTGGGGTCAGGCAAACAGCTCTTGGACCGGTTTTCCGCGGCCGTCCTTGGTGACGAAGAAGGGCCGCTTCTCCACCACGTAGGCTTGATCCGGCGGAATGCCCAAGGCGGCATAGAGGGTGGCGTGCAGGTCCTCGATGGAGACCGGATTCTCCACCACGCGACAGGGGCGCTCGTCGTCGGTCCTCCCGTAGAGGAAGCCCTGCTTGAATCCGCCACCGAAAACCAGCACCGAGGAGGCTTCGGTGAAATGCCGGTGCATGCCGTAGTGGCGCGGCTCGGTCATCCGGTCCGGGACCTCGATCTGCTGCCTCACCCCCAGGTCCGGCTTGCCCTCGATGAGGGCGTCCCGGCCGAACTCGCTGGCCACGACCACGACCGTCCGATCCAGAAGCCCGCGCTCTTCAAGGTCCAGGACCAGTTGGGCGATGGGACCGTCGATGCTCCGCTTGAGGTGGACCATGCGTTCGTGGCCGTTCTCGTGCGTGTCGAAGTAGCGAAAAGGGATGTATCCGGTGGTGACCTCCACGAACCGGACTCCCGCTTCCACGAGCCGCCGGGCCAGCAGGCAGCCCTGGCCGAAGCGGGCGGCGCCGTAACTTCGGTGACTACTCTCGGGCTCCCGGGACAGGTCGAAGGCCGCGGCTGCGGGAGAATCCACCAGGCGGTGGGCCTTGTCCAGGTAGCGGAGCAGCGACTCCTGCTGGTAGGTGGTCCCTTGTTGAAGCACCGGACTCTCGGCCACCAGCCGGCGATAGGCGCGGTAACGCCGCGCGGCGCGGGTCCGGTCCACGCCTTGGGGCGGCCGCATGGCTCCGGCCGCGGCCGCCGGATCCGGGATCAGCATGGGCCCGTACTCGGCGCCCAGGAACCCGGCGGTATGGAAGGCCTTGAGCGAGTCGCTCTCCGCGCCGATCTCCATGTCCTGTCCGATGTCCACGAATGCGGGCACGTCCGGATGGCGGGGCCCCAGCGTCCGGGCCACCACCGACCCCAGGTGGGGAGCCGCCACCGAGAGGGGCGGCGCGTAGCCGGTGTGCCAGTGATACTGGTGGCGGGAGTGAAGGATGAAGCCCAGGTCTCCCAGACGGTGACTCCGGATCAGGGTGGCCCGGTCCATCACCCGGGCCAGGCGGTCCAGGCCGCTGGAGAGTCGAATGCCGTCCACCACCGTGTCGATGGCGGGAAACGTGCTCAGAACCCGTTTGGACTCGATACCGGGTTCGAACGGGGTGTAGCGCTTGGGGTCGAAGGTCTCGGTCTGCGCCATGCCCCCGGCCATCCAGAGCAGAATCATGGAGTCGGCCCGAGGGGAGGGGGACGGCGCCGCCAAGAGCTGCGGTTCCGGACTTCGCCAGGCCGTTAGCGCCGCGGCTGAAAGCTGGAGGAATCGTCTGCGGTCGAAGCCTGCGAAAGGGGCCGGACTCAAGTTCCGCACGGTGGGTTCTCCGCCTTGCCGGTCAAATCGGGGTCGAGGCTCATGTGACGCATTCCTCCCGACGCCTCGCAAGCTCCTGCACCTTTGCGCCAGCATGGGATCATCCTCCGCAACTGACGCAGGTGCACGGAGGCATGAACTCCCCCTGGGCAGGTTTCCTCAGTCGTGCTTGTGACTATGGTCGTGGCGGACTTGGTGAAACACGACGTGCAGAAGCGATCCGCCGACGAACGCCTGATAGAGTTCCACGCCACCGCTGCCGTCCCCGAAGACCCGGGCGCCGACAGCGTAACCGGCGACCGTGGCAACCAGGATCACTCCGATGCCGAGCAAAGCTCCCCCGAAGCCATGCCGGGGGCGCAGCAGCCACCAGATCATCAGGCCAACCATAATCCGGTGCAGGATCACCGCCGGTGCGATTTGTACTCCTGTGGACACCAGCGCCGCCCCCTCCAGAAACACATGCAGCGCCAAGCCGGACAAACCGGCCAGGAGGGCCAGATTGTCGGTATGGGGCGCGAGCCTGTGTGAGACGAATTCAATTATGGCGGGTGTTCCGGCGCCCAGAGCGAAGACCACAATCGCCAGTACGCCGTAGCCGGCCCAGGCAGACGGAATCACCTGCCAGACAACGAGTGCCGGCACGGCGACGTACATGAAGACGTCAACAAAACGTGCAGCACCAGGCCGGTCGTGCAGCCACCTGTAAAGGAACGCACCCACGACCGGCGCGGCGAGCGATCCGGCGAGTTGGAGCATGGCGATGGTCCGTACCCAATGCCTTGACTGCTCAATTCAAGGATGCGTCAGAAGTACAGGGTCAACAGGATGATGCTGCTCAGTCCACCGAGCATGAAGCTCATGGCGCTGACGGTGCCGCACACGGTGGCGAAATCCGCCAGGCGAAAGATCTGGCCTGCAACCACGAACAGCACCCGCGAGCGATCCAAATCGCCGTCGACGAACTCCTTCAATCCGGTTTCCGCCCCGTGCGCCTCCTTCACCGAGACCAGAGTCACCAGGACCATTGTCAGGGCCGATGCGAGAATTCCAACCCCGAAGACGAGCAGGGTCAGCAAGGTGAACCAGTGGTAGGTCGTACTCTCGCCCCCCGCAGGTTCCCTCATGAATCCGACGATCAACGCTGCGCCGCCGGCATTGCCGTACAGCAACATGCGCGTCGACTCGTTGATCAAGCGGAACATGGTGTTGCGCCGCATGGCGACAACCTTGTAGAGTTCGCGCAGCCATTCCTCGCCGACCTCTTCGGTGGAAAAGTCATCTACTTTTTTCAAGCGACCCTTCTCCTTTCGTGGCTTAGTTGCCACCGAATGCGGTCAACCTGATGAAATTCGATCCGGCATTCGTCCCAGGCTCGAATTCAACCTTCCAGTCATCAATGTCCACGGGGCCGGACCGCAATGCCTGCTCAAGAAAGTGCTCGCGCGTCAATTCCTCACCCATGCGCTCCAGCACGGCGATGACAAAGCGGCCAAGCATATAGCCCTCCAAAGACACCTCATTGGCCGCCGGTCGAACGGATTTCCCCGCTCGTTGGCTCTCCGATCGAAGGGCGCGTCGAAAATTTCGAACGATTCGACTGTTCGCGTCTGTCGGGTCCGGCACGACTTCGGTCACCACGACTTCGCTACTCGGCATCTCAATTCTCTGCTTCAATTCATAGGACAGAACAAAGGACAGATTGGCCATGATGTAGTCATGTCCCAAGCTGTTCGCCATGTTGATGATATCCGCATTGGTGGTATAGGTCCCGACGAGCAGAACGAAATCGAGATCGGCCTTCGCCAAGGTAAAGAGGCTTGCATGGACGGCATGCGTGTTGCGTGAGAAGGCCGCTTTCGCCAAGAGGGGAAGACCGTGCTCCTTGAGCGCCACCTTGTAGCCCCTCAACCCCGAACGGCCGAAGGCGTCGTCCTGATAGATAATGCCGAACCGGCTCTTGCCTTGTTTGCGAACGGCGTAGTCCACCAACATGAGGATTTCTTCCTCGTAGCTCGCCCGCAGATTGACGATATTCGGAAAGTGCTCGGCGTCGCGCAGAAATCCCGCGCCCGTAACGTGGCCCACAAAGGGAATCCCGGCCGCTCTCAGCACTGGAGCGATGCGCTTCGCCGTCGGCGTTCCCACGCCGCCGACGATGGCCAACACATCGTCCTCGGCGACGAATCTCTCCGCGTTCGCCGCCGCCTGGTCCGGTTCATAGCCGTCGTCGTGGGTGATCAACTGCAACGACCTGCCGTTGACTCCCCCCCGAGCGTTCCATTCCCCGAACGCCGCGAGGATGCCCGACCGGTAGTAGTTCCCCAGATCCCTGTTCGGCCCCGTCAAACAGGCGCTCTGCCCGAAGATGACCTTATCCGCGTACACGCCGGTCGCCGCCATCGACGGACACGGGACCAGCAGCAACGCCATTACCAGGAACAGCGCTGATCGAAGCATCCCGGGATGCAAGTCAGTCATCCTATTTTTCCCTTGCAGGTTTGTTGTCCTCTGCGCCCTCATCAGCGATCACATCCACCATCGGCTTCTGGTCGACCGGCTGCCCGACGCCTCCGGAGTGACTCTTGAGGTGACGATGGGAGAATATTGAGGGCGAATCGAATATGAGCGACCGGGGATTGACCCCCGTTGCGTGGTCACGCTCCGTGTGCTCCTTATGGAACTGCCCATCCAGCACGGGCCTGTCCTTCCCGACGGTTTCCAGAGTGTGCACGTTGGGTAGCGCGGTCGAACTCGGCAACCGCCCCTCAGCAGCGGCAACCCTCGAAGGCGGCGCTTCCAACGCAATCTGTGCCGGGGTGAATCCGGCTGCGCCGTCAATCATGTTGATGTCGATAGTCGAAGCCCCACCCGGGTTTACCATCGACAGGCTTGCCTCGGTAAAGACCTCGCGCATGCGCTGCCAATAACGCGTGATGGCGACCTGTGTCGGATCCTTCCGATATTCATCCAGCAACGCCCTGAAGACCCCGGCGCTGCTTCGCGCCTGAACAACTCGTTCCCGGGCGCTCGCCTTTGCATTCAATATCAACGCGTCGGCCTGCCCCTTGCTGCGGGCAACCAACCGTTCCCTCTTGCGATTTGCTGCGCTTACGGCTTGCTCGCGTTCCGCGATTGCGTCGTTGACGTCCCGGAATGCAGCCAGAGTCTCCGGGATCGGACGCACGCTGACGAGCTTGAGCGCGACGAGATCGATCCCGACAGCCAGAGTTTCGAGGCGTCCGATCACCACGTCCAGCAGATGCTGTTGAATGAGATCGCGATTCGAAGTCATAATCAGGTCAACAAAGTGCTGCCCCAGAATATTGATCAACTCTTCCCGTACCAGCACCGTGAGCAACGCGCGGGGGTCGGAAGCCGCGAACAGGTACTGCTTCAGATTACGGATCTTGTACTGAATGGCCACGTCCACTTCGAGCAGGTTCGTGTCTCCGGACAGGACCGTGAAGTTGATCGTATCGCCGTTCCTGCTCGCTATCCGGTATCCGACGATTCTCTTGACCTTGCGGATATGCATCCGTTCGATGAGTGGGATGCGGTAGCCGATGCCCGGACCGACCGCCGCATCGACCACTCGCCCGAAGCGGGTACGGACGCCCTCCTCCTCCTTCTTGATGATGTAGATGCCACTGGCCAGAATGCCGAGCGCGACAGCGGAGGCAAGGCCCGCAAGAAATTTCTTGCGGTGGAGGCCGCAAAAGTCAAATACGGCGTATATGACCCGCGTGCTCGGCGGAATTGATTGCTGCTCGTTCATTGGCCGAACCCGATCTATCTCGGTACCTGCCTGCTGTCGAGATACTTGAACAACTCATTGTCCGCCGGCAGCATGAGCGTCGTGTTTCTGTCGATAATCAGATCGTAGCTGT carries:
- a CDS encoding ABC transporter substrate-binding protein, which encodes MTDLHPGMLRSALFLVMALLLVPCPSMAATGVYADKVIFGQSACLTGPNRDLGNYYRSGILAAFGEWNARGGVNGRSLQLITHDDGYEPDQAAANAERFVAEDDVLAIVGGVGTPTAKRIAPVLRAAGIPFVGHVTGAGFLRDAEHFPNIVNLRASYEEEILMLVDYAVRKQGKSRFGIIYQDDAFGRSGLRGYKVALKEHGLPLLAKAAFSRNTHAVHASLFTLAKADLDFVLLVGTYTTNADIINMANSLGHDYIMANLSFVLSYELKQRIEMPSSEVVVTEVVPDPTDANSRIVRNFRRALRSESQRAGKSVRPAANEVSLEGYMLGRFVIAVLERMGEELTREHFLEQALRSGPVDIDDWKVEFEPGTNAGSNFIRLTAFGGN
- a CDS encoding DUF1501 domain-containing protein, producing MRNLSPAPFAGFDRRRFLQLSAAALTAWRSPEPQLLAAPSPSPRADSMILLWMAGGMAQTETFDPKRYTPFEPGIESKRVLSTFPAIDTVVDGIRLSSGLDRLARVMDRATLIRSHRLGDLGFILHSRHQYHWHTGYAPPLSVAAPHLGSVVARTLGPRHPDVPAFVDIGQDMEIGAESDSLKAFHTAGFLGAEYGPMLIPDPAAAAGAMRPPQGVDRTRAARRYRAYRRLVAESPVLQQGTTYQQESLLRYLDKAHRLVDSPAAAAFDLSREPESSHRSYGAARFGQGCLLARRLVEAGVRFVEVTTGYIPFRYFDTHENGHERMVHLKRSIDGPIAQLVLDLEERGLLDRTVVVVASEFGRDALIEGKPDLGVRQQIEVPDRMTEPRHYGMHRHFTEASSVLVFGGGFKQGFLYGRTDDERPCRVVENPVSIEDLHATLYAALGIPPDQAYVVEKRPFFVTKDGRGKPVQELFA
- a CDS encoding protease modulator HflK yields the protein MNEQQSIPPSTRVIYAVFDFCGLHRKKFLAGLASAVALGILASGIYIIKKEEEGVRTRFGRVVDAAVGPGIGYRIPLIERMHIRKVKRIVGYRIASRNGDTINFTVLSGDTNLLEVDVAIQYKIRNLKQYLFAASDPRALLTVLVREELINILGQHFVDLIMTSNRDLIQQHLLDVVIGRLETLAVGIDLVALKLVSVRPIPETLAAFRDVNDAIAEREQAVSAANRKRERLVARSKGQADALILNAKASARERVVQARSSAGVFRALLDEYRKDPTQVAITRYWQRMREVFTEASLSMVNPGGASTIDINMIDGAAGFTPAQIALEAPPSRVAAAEGRLPSSTALPNVHTLETVGKDRPVLDGQFHKEHTERDHATGVNPRSLIFDSPSIFSHRHLKSHSGGVGQPVDQKPMVDVIADEGAEDNKPAREK
- a CDS encoding D-cysteine desulfhydrase, translated to MKPLSSFPRRTYVTQPTPLQPAPRLSRLLGGPEIFIKRDDLLPGAGGGNKTRKLEFSIGDALAQGADTLITSGAIQSNHCRLTLSWARVEGLECHLVLQEPAPGAFDPEAGGNNFLYQLLGADSLRIVSGREEGPLAMERLAGECRERGRKPYLIPVGGSTPVGATGYAACALELISQFRELDLRVNHLVVPSGSAGTQAGLLAGFHGADHSLAVTGVNVSRGRDLQEPSVYELALATASRLGVEAPVPRESVDCNGDYLGPGYALPTPEMMEAVGLVARSEGILLDPVYTGKAMAGTIDLIRKGVFRKGETLVFVHTGGSPALYVHMDAFRKRFPPPPATDSAGIER